One Candidatus Sulfurimonas baltica DNA segment encodes these proteins:
- a CDS encoding HyaD/HybD family hydrogenase maturation endopeptidase, translating to MKILILGIGNILFGDEGIGPHLANLIDEKYEFESNEHSVDILDGGTLAQRLIPIITDYDNVLLIDCVSAIDGEIGDVFSFDFNDVPEFIQWNGSAHEVEMLQTLQMIEMLGDLPPTKIVGVVPYVIGENSTFTMTPEVLKAGLTMENAIIKYIKDFGVKTSIKREITLAEVAPNTYLKGAS from the coding sequence TTGAAAATATTAATTCTTGGCATTGGTAATATTTTATTTGGAGATGAGGGCATTGGTCCTCATCTAGCAAATTTAATTGATGAAAAATACGAATTTGAGTCAAATGAGCATAGTGTAGATATCCTAGATGGCGGAACACTCGCTCAAAGATTAATCCCAATTATTACTGATTATGACAATGTTTTACTTATAGATTGTGTTAGTGCAATTGATGGCGAAATAGGTGATGTATTTAGTTTTGATTTTAATGACGTTCCAGAGTTTATACAATGGAATGGTAGTGCTCATGAAGTTGAAATGCTTCAGACTCTTCAAATGATAGAGATGTTAGGAGACCTTCCACCAACAAAAATTGTAGGTGTTGTTCCTTATGTAATTGGAGAAAATAGTACATTTACTATGACTCCAGAGGTCTTAAAAGCTGGACTTACAATGGAAAATGCAATAATAAAATATATAAAAGATTTTGGCGTTAAAACTTCAATAAAAAGAGAGATAACTTTAGCGGAAGTTGCTCCAAACACATATTTAAAAGGTGCTTCATGA
- a CDS encoding hydrogenase has product MILELSFSYSSSSLVYEKIMLNTLKLFSIEGKLVKNSEELFLYVESEDSDELENFANKLSQELPHSIFLRETGAKVVDEMPNESFTLPKSPKIEMPFCPKCLNEVINDSSKNYYNIFTECNVCGYGVDSKIKSDKETFVKIAKSINDGLVVEVDTFYGKYYVGKLDQKCNGVDFDVVCYDLSTVQNYTNATNSEIVALGAIEKPLIRVKTNLLFKTDFEDIQNELIRFKLADDFVLHLLMSELHILGVNLVFITKDKMPSEVKLDLVKSVKEFEPIEVVVSDKHIAILKGDKGLPYKELGDKVLIPHIGAFFSVIKEHSLLEKTVIGVNLSKDYHNDILIYSKKFGTIEYLSFKFGFGSIQEVLDAISETNETGEKLVNNYKNKFSEHYKDISKIVFDEKDFNVYKLWGVVSIILGFSKDSDLIKSAQILENFAVSFMGDKGPRIDYKLNRIDSKVFIDSLMTIRTAMSFKLAELDQLSLSYGVIESFAEFISAQLDEIKAEMKSDVVVITGSLLHNRHFFSKLSKEVSVNHNLCFNKELPVDGRNIQYGGNELF; this is encoded by the coding sequence ATGATTTTAGAACTTTCTTTTAGTTACTCATCTTCATCTTTAGTTTACGAAAAAATAATGTTAAACACATTAAAACTTTTTTCTATAGAAGGTAAACTAGTAAAAAATAGTGAAGAACTCTTTTTATACGTTGAGTCTGAAGATAGTGATGAACTTGAAAATTTTGCAAATAAACTCTCTCAAGAGTTACCCCACTCTATATTCTTACGTGAAACAGGCGCTAAAGTCGTAGATGAAATGCCCAATGAGAGTTTTACTCTGCCTAAATCACCAAAGATAGAAATGCCATTTTGTCCAAAATGTTTGAATGAAGTTATAAATGACTCAAGTAAAAATTATTACAATATCTTTACAGAGTGTAATGTCTGTGGATATGGTGTAGATTCTAAAATCAAGAGTGACAAAGAGACTTTTGTAAAAATTGCCAAATCAATAAACGATGGATTAGTAGTTGAAGTGGATACATTTTATGGAAAATATTATGTTGGCAAACTAGATCAAAAATGTAATGGTGTTGATTTTGATGTTGTTTGTTATGATTTATCTACAGTACAGAACTATACAAATGCTACAAACAGCGAAATAGTAGCTTTGGGAGCGATAGAAAAACCTCTTATAAGAGTAAAAACTAACCTTTTATTTAAAACAGATTTTGAAGATATACAAAATGAACTTATTCGCTTTAAGCTCGCCGATGATTTTGTTTTGCACCTTTTAATGAGTGAGTTGCATATACTTGGAGTCAACCTAGTTTTTATTACAAAAGATAAAATGCCCTCAGAAGTTAAGTTGGACTTGGTTAAAAGTGTAAAAGAGTTCGAACCGATTGAAGTTGTTGTAAGTGATAAGCATATTGCTATACTAAAAGGTGACAAAGGTTTACCGTACAAAGAGCTGGGAGACAAGGTTCTTATTCCTCATATCGGTGCTTTTTTCTCAGTTATAAAAGAGCACTCATTACTTGAAAAAACAGTAATAGGCGTAAATTTAAGTAAAGATTATCATAATGATATTTTAATCTATTCAAAAAAATTTGGAACAATTGAATATCTATCTTTTAAATTTGGCTTTGGCTCAATCCAAGAGGTGCTTGATGCTATTTCAGAGACCAATGAAACCGGTGAGAAGTTGGTAAATAATTATAAAAATAAATTTAGTGAACATTATAAAGATATATCTAAAATAGTGTTTGATGAAAAAGATTTTAACGTTTACAAACTATGGGGAGTTGTTTCTATAATTTTAGGCTTTTCAAAAGATAGCGACCTTATTAAATCAGCGCAAATACTTGAAAATTTTGCAGTTTCATTTATGGGAGATAAAGGTCCTAGAATAGACTATAAGTTAAACAGAATTGACTCAAAAGTTTTTATAGATTCTCTTATGACGATTAGAACTGCTATGAGTTTCAAACTTGCCGAACTTGACCAGCTGTCTCTTAGTTATGGCGTTATTGAGAGTTTTGCCGAGTTTATATCTGCTCAATTGGATGAGATAAAAGCTGAAATGAAAAGTGATGTAGTTGTTATAACTGGTTCATTACTGCACAATAGACATTTTTTCAGTAAACTTAGCAAAGAGGTGTCGGTAAACCATAATCTCTGTTTTAATAAAGAGTTGCCCGTAGATGGTAGAAATATTCAATATGGTGGAAATGAACTGTTTTGA
- a CDS encoding nickel-dependent hydrogenase large subunit, translated as MSKRVIVDPITRIEGHLRAEVIVGDDGVVQDAFVSSTLWRGLEVIAKGRDPRNIPLMMQRICGVCTYSHYLKSTMAVEDALGITIPYNAELVRTLMNAALFIHDHPVHFYHLHGVDWVDIVSALSADPAKASKLAFKYTDNPIGTGENELKKVQEKVAKFAKNPQGLGPFANAYWGHGTYRFTPEQNLIALSHYLKALEMQRTAAQLMAIFGAKQPHPQSLVVGGVTCVMDILNPAKMGEYLVKFQELADFINNAYYADIVMAAEMYKTEPSVMKPMGVKNFMASKEFMVGRNDYLFNSGIIMNGDLSKVLEIDEDMITEEATHSWYSDNDPQHPYNGTTKPNYTGFVDGDSVGPDGKMVHSKMINEKEKYSWIKSPRYNGEPMEVGPLASILVGYASGNKKVVKVVGDFLGKTGVPAAALFSTLGRTAGRMLQAKLVADNALIAFNNLIENLKVDQETCATYTIDKDKEYKGRGIGEVPRGTLSHWIRIKNGVVENYQAVVPSTWNAGPMDSKGAKGPYEADLIGLKIKDLTQPLEIIRIIHSYDPCIACAVHVMDTKGKTLSEYKLDPLYGACSV; from the coding sequence ATGTCAAAAAGAGTAATAGTAGACCCAATAACAAGAATTGAAGGACATTTAAGAGCTGAAGTTATCGTTGGCGATGATGGAGTAGTTCAGGACGCATTTGTCTCTTCAACTTTATGGAGAGGTCTTGAAGTTATAGCAAAAGGTCGTGATCCAAGAAATATACCATTAATGATGCAGAGAATTTGTGGTGTATGTACTTATTCACATTACTTAAAAAGTACTATGGCTGTTGAAGATGCATTAGGCATTACAATTCCATATAATGCAGAACTTGTAAGAACACTTATGAATGCGGCACTATTTATACATGATCATCCAGTTCACTTTTACCATTTACATGGTGTTGATTGGGTTGATATTGTATCAGCACTTAGTGCAGACCCTGCAAAAGCAAGTAAGTTAGCGTTTAAATATACAGACAATCCTATTGGTACTGGAGAGAATGAGCTAAAAAAAGTACAAGAAAAAGTGGCAAAATTTGCTAAAAATCCTCAAGGACTTGGGCCATTTGCAAATGCATATTGGGGACATGGGACATATAGATTTACTCCAGAACAAAATCTAATAGCACTTTCTCACTACTTAAAAGCTTTAGAGATGCAAAGAACAGCTGCTCAACTTATGGCTATTTTTGGAGCTAAGCAACCACATCCTCAAAGTTTAGTTGTTGGTGGTGTTACATGTGTAATGGATATTTTAAATCCAGCAAAAATGGGTGAATACTTAGTTAAGTTCCAAGAGTTAGCAGATTTTATAAACAATGCATACTATGCTGATATTGTAATGGCAGCAGAGATGTATAAAACAGAGCCGTCTGTCATGAAACCAATGGGTGTAAAGAACTTTATGGCAAGTAAAGAATTTATGGTTGGAAGAAATGATTACCTATTTAATAGTGGTATTATCATGAATGGAGACTTAAGTAAAGTTCTTGAGATTGATGAAGATATGATTACTGAAGAGGCTACTCACTCATGGTATTCAGACAATGACCCTCAACACCCTTACAATGGAACAACAAAACCAAATTATACTGGATTTGTAGATGGAGATAGTGTTGGACCTGACGGCAAAATGGTTCACTCTAAAATGATTAATGAAAAAGAAAAATACAGCTGGATTAAGTCACCAAGATATAACGGTGAACCTATGGAAGTTGGTCCATTAGCAAGTATCTTAGTTGGATATGCAAGTGGTAACAAAAAAGTAGTAAAAGTTGTAGGTGACTTCTTAGGAAAAACTGGTGTTCCAGCAGCAGCACTTTTTTCAACTTTAGGAAGAACAGCTGGGCGAATGTTGCAAGCAAAACTTGTAGCAGATAACGCTCTTATTGCTTTTAATAATCTAATTGAGAATCTTAAAGTTGACCAAGAGACTTGTGCTACATATACTATTGATAAAGATAAAGAGTATAAAGGCAGAGGTATTGGTGAAGTTCCAAGAGGGACGTTAAGTCACTGGATTAGAATTAAAAATGGTGTTGTAGAAAATTATCAAGCAGTTGTTCCATCTACATGGAATGCAGGACCAATGGACTCAAAAGGTGCAAAAGGACCTTATGAAGCTGATTTAATTGGTCTTAAAATCAAAGATTTAACACAACCATTAGAGATTATTAGAATTATTCACTCTTACGACCCTTGTATAGCATGTGCGGTACATGTAATGGATACAAAAGGTAAAACATTGAGTGAATACAAGTTAGACCCACTTTACGGTGCGTGCAGCGTATAG
- the dapE gene encoding succinyl-diaminopimelate desuccinylase yields the protein MNIIELFKYMISCKSETPDDGGLLDFIESYLPDFKAVRIDVEDVKNLFIYKKFGDGEHLCFAGHVDVVPAGKGWDTNPYEAVEKDGFIYGRGTQDMKSGVAAFTQAVKEARDFKGTLSLLLTSDEEGDATYGTVEVLKYLKEHNMLPDAAVVAEPTCEDNFGDAIKVGRRGSINGYITLKGKQGHAAYPQKAINPIHNIAPILQNMAGVNLDNGDEFFSPSKFVITDIRSGMQVTNVTPNELKMMFNVRNTTLTTQKEVEGFVAKNMDGLDYELKLTQGSYPFKTDTDTKLVKKIDEAIKSVTGIKPKHSTAGGTSDARFLAPLGIDVVEFGVKNDTIHSVNERTTLKEVEDLYNVFKNLIKMWG from the coding sequence GTGAATATAATTGAACTTTTTAAATATATGATATCTTGTAAAAGTGAGACACCAGATGATGGTGGACTTTTGGACTTTATAGAGAGTTATCTGCCGGACTTTAAAGCTGTTCGCATAGATGTAGAGGATGTTAAAAATCTTTTTATATATAAAAAATTTGGAGATGGTGAACACCTGTGTTTTGCCGGACATGTAGATGTTGTCCCTGCCGGAAAAGGTTGGGATACAAACCCGTATGAAGCTGTAGAAAAAGACGGATTTATTTATGGTCGCGGGACACAAGATATGAAAAGCGGAGTTGCAGCATTTACTCAGGCAGTAAAAGAAGCACGAGACTTTAAAGGGACTCTATCTCTTTTGCTTACATCAGATGAAGAGGGTGATGCAACTTATGGAACGGTTGAGGTTTTAAAGTATCTTAAAGAGCACAATATGCTTCCGGATGCGGCAGTCGTGGCAGAGCCTACATGTGAAGATAATTTTGGAGATGCAATTAAAGTTGGAAGACGAGGCTCTATAAATGGGTATATAACTCTAAAGGGGAAGCAAGGACATGCTGCATATCCCCAAAAGGCTATAAATCCTATACATAATATAGCGCCAATTTTACAAAATATGGCAGGGGTTAATCTTGATAATGGTGACGAGTTTTTTAGTCCTAGTAAATTTGTAATCACAGATATTCGTTCAGGAATGCAAGTGACAAATGTAACTCCAAATGAGTTGAAAATGATGTTTAATGTAAGAAATACAACTCTTACAACTCAAAAAGAAGTTGAAGGGTTTGTAGCAAAAAACATGGACGGACTTGATTATGAGCTAAAACTCACTCAAGGCTCATATCCGTTTAAAACAGATACAGATACCAAGCTTGTTAAAAAAATAGATGAAGCCATAAAAAGTGTAACGGGTATAAAACCAAAACACTCTACTGCCGGAGGAACTTCAGATGCAAGATTTTTAGCACCTTTGGGAATTGATGTAGTAGAGTTTGGTGTAAAAAATGACACAATACATAGTGTCAATGAGAGAACAACTCTTAAAGAGGTTGAAGATCTCTACAATGTATTTAAAAATTTAATTAAGATGTGGGGATAG
- the cybH gene encoding Ni/Fe-hydrogenase, b-type cytochrome subunit: protein MQTTTKAEESHKETETEIERELEFTAFYRWHHWIRVFSIIALTYTGFYLSSPFLVPVVSAEPTTFTNAIYRTIHEVFGFIMISMFIGKTYYFFFSVRDRIEINSFKDVMSLKNWMSQIGYYLLLSKHPKVTGAYNVIQLLAYVVFYIAISGLIITGLVLYVHSYHEFIGGILYDPMRYIEVMIGGLAAVRELHHLLMWGVILFVVGHVYMVVFNAVHGREGTVDSIFSGYRWLEKNKHK from the coding sequence ATGCAAACTACTACTAAAGCAGAAGAGTCTCATAAGGAGACAGAAACAGAGATAGAAAGAGAACTGGAGTTTACTGCCTTTTATAGATGGCATCACTGGATTCGAGTTTTTAGTATAATAGCTTTAACATATACGGGATTTTATCTTTCATCTCCTTTTCTTGTTCCGGTTGTAAGTGCTGAGCCGACTACTTTTACTAATGCTATTTATAGAACTATTCATGAAGTTTTCGGCTTTATTATGATCTCTATGTTTATAGGTAAGACTTACTACTTCTTTTTCTCTGTAAGAGATAGAATAGAGATAAACTCTTTTAAAGATGTTATGAGTTTAAAAAACTGGATGAGTCAGATAGGGTACTATCTTCTTTTATCAAAGCATCCAAAAGTTACCGGTGCATATAATGTTATTCAGCTTTTGGCTTATGTCGTTTTTTATATCGCGATAAGTGGTTTAATTATCACAGGGCTTGTCCTATATGTTCATAGCTACCATGAATTTATTGGTGGTATCTTGTACGATCCAATGAGATATATAGAAGTTATGATTGGCGGTCTTGCTGCTGTAAGAGAGTTACACCATCTATTAATGTGGGGTGTTATTTTATTTGTAGTTGGACATGTATATATGGTTGTGTTTAATGCTGTTCACGGTAGAGAAGGTACGGTTGATTCTATTTTTAGCGGATATAGATGGCTAGAAAAAAATAAACACAAATAG
- a CDS encoding nickel-dependent hydrogenase large subunit: MIKLIEKIEGEAKLNFNFKDEKIEFVDIEFMSTRNIENILKGKPAFDALVINPRVCGICGHAHLIATVKALESCYENLQISNKAKSLRELTLNFELIQNHFKWFYLTMMPLFGHKQEVLKATYPSQLMGKAIALFGGQYPHTSYAVVGGVVCDITEMDIIKLQHYIDKTVQFVEENLLKMDSKSFSTCKSVESVLKYEGDLPDILRQINAEELLEHGKSYDRFISFGESSYFKKGKSIKTRVNNNISIDNVKESEMATSFAKNVSYKDKYYEVGPLARAMVNKNQLILDAHKKYGDSIFSRIIARVCEISQLLLHSTKLIKELDLNEPSYIEPSINIKQLNASGYSAVEAARGTLIHKVEIENGIIKNYEIITPTQWNLSGGTREKMGVSQKAMIGLCDVKTAELVFKTFDVCSVCTTH; this comes from the coding sequence ATGATTAAACTAATAGAAAAGATTGAAGGCGAAGCAAAGTTAAATTTTAATTTTAAAGATGAGAAGATTGAGTTCGTAGATATAGAGTTTATGTCAACAAGAAATATAGAAAATATTTTAAAGGGCAAGCCTGCTTTTGACGCACTTGTCATAAATCCAAGAGTTTGCGGTATATGTGGTCATGCTCATCTTATTGCAACGGTTAAGGCTCTTGAGAGTTGTTATGAAAATTTGCAAATTTCAAATAAAGCGAAAAGTTTAAGAGAATTAACACTCAATTTTGAACTTATACAAAACCATTTTAAGTGGTTTTATTTAACAATGATGCCTCTGTTTGGACACAAGCAAGAGGTGCTAAAAGCTACATACCCCTCGCAACTAATGGGCAAGGCAATCGCACTTTTTGGAGGTCAGTATCCACACACCTCTTATGCAGTTGTAGGTGGAGTGGTCTGTGATATTACAGAGATGGATATAATAAAGCTACAGCACTATATAGATAAAACAGTTCAATTTGTGGAAGAAAATCTCCTTAAGATGGATAGCAAAAGCTTCTCTACATGTAAGAGTGTAGAGAGTGTTTTAAAGTACGAAGGTGATTTGCCTGACATACTCAGACAGATAAACGCAGAAGAGTTGCTAGAGCACGGAAAAAGCTATGACAGATTTATCTCTTTTGGAGAGAGTAGTTACTTTAAAAAAGGTAAATCTATAAAAACAAGAGTAAACAACAACATCTCCATAGACAATGTCAAAGAGTCTGAAATGGCTACATCATTTGCTAAAAATGTAAGCTATAAAGATAAATACTATGAAGTCGGTCCATTGGCAAGGGCAATGGTAAATAAAAATCAACTTATTTTGGATGCCCATAAAAAATACGGCGATAGCATATTTAGCAGAATAATAGCTCGCGTCTGTGAAATCTCACAACTTTTATTACACTCAACAAAGTTAATCAAAGAGTTAGATTTAAATGAACCGTCATATATTGAACCCTCAATAAATATAAAACAACTAAATGCAAGTGGTTACTCTGCGGTAGAGGCTGCACGCGGAACACTTATACATAAGGTTGAGATAGAAAATGGTATTATTAAAAACTATGAGATAATAACCCCGACTCAATGGAACCTGAGCGGTGGCACAAGAGAGAAGATGGGAGTATCACAAAAGGCTATGATTGGTCTGTGTGATGTTAAAACTGCTGAACTTGTTTTTAAAACATTTGATGTATGCTCGGTCTGCACTACTCATTAA
- a CDS encoding hydrogenase, with translation MKMRVLWLSAIACNGNAHSFLNYPYIEQFLNDFEFIYHPIIDSAYSLEDIVSNQIPCDILLIEGAISKQFQRADISVVNIIKNYSKIVQKIVTVGTCATFGGIFRESDYENTSGLHFNQEQLLEDFQEIFEKTISLSGCPVHPEILVNTLYSIKKSANLKLDNFLRPKEFYAYTVHNGCTRNEYFEYKIDNHKFGELEGCMYYDHGCQAPYTHASCNKILWNEVNSKTRAGLTCMGCTEPTFPKQNLFETKKYGHS, from the coding sequence ATGAAAATGAGAGTTCTGTGGCTCAGCGCAATTGCTTGCAACGGTAATGCTCACTCATTTTTAAACTATCCATATATAGAACAATTTTTAAACGATTTTGAATTTATATACCATCCTATTATAGACTCTGCTTATTCACTTGAAGATATAGTCTCAAACCAGATACCTTGTGATATTTTACTTATAGAAGGGGCAATCTCAAAACAGTTTCAAAGAGCAGATATCTCTGTAGTAAATATAATAAAAAACTACTCTAAAATAGTTCAAAAAATAGTTACAGTCGGTACATGTGCAACTTTTGGAGGAATTTTTAGAGAGAGTGATTATGAGAATACTTCAGGTCTGCACTTTAATCAAGAACAATTATTAGAAGATTTTCAAGAGATATTTGAAAAAACTATCTCTCTTTCTGGATGTCCTGTTCATCCGGAAATTTTAGTTAACACTCTATACTCAATTAAAAAAAGTGCTAATTTAAAATTAGATAATTTTCTGCGTCCAAAAGAGTTTTATGCATATACGGTTCACAATGGTTGTACCAGAAATGAGTATTTTGAGTATAAAATTGATAATCATAAGTTTGGCGAATTAGAGGGGTGCATGTACTATGACCACGGCTGTCAAGCACCATACACGCATGCAAGCTGTAATAAAATACTTTGGAATGAAGTTAACTCAAAGACAAGAGCAGGTCTGACATGCATGGGGTGTACCGAGCCTACATTTCCAAAACAAAATCTTTTTGAGACGAAAAAATATGGGCATTCCTGA
- a CDS encoding thioredoxin family protein, which yields MRYLILVIALISTLSAFEWPSDYEEAMIQAKKEKKDIYLLIGSEYCSFCTKLKNNVLAKDEVVKRLKKDYVLLYLSTVMDEIPSQFDTKSIPRHYFLKEDGKIIYTTVGYRGVDGFYEMLEEVEMFKE from the coding sequence ATGAGATATTTAATTTTAGTAATTGCACTTATTTCAACTTTAAGCGCATTTGAGTGGCCAAGTGATTATGAAGAGGCTATGATTCAGGCCAAAAAAGAGAAGAAAGATATTTATTTATTGATTGGCTCGGAATATTGCAGTTTTTGCACAAAGCTTAAAAATAATGTTTTAGCCAAAGATGAAGTAGTGAAGAGATTGAAAAAAGACTACGTGCTTCTTTATCTTTCAACTGTTATGGATGAGATTCCAAGTCAGTTTGATACGAAAAGCATACCAAGGCACTATTTCCTAAAAGAGGATGGAAAAATCATTTATACAACAGTCGGTTATAGAGGTGTTGATGGTTTTTACGAGATGCTAGAAGAGGTTGAAATGTTCAAAGAGTAG
- a CDS encoding hydrogenase small subunit, producing the protein MENKALFEKLSSRLDELSNLPKLDDNKSISSLIEEKGFSRREFMGWAGAMTSMLMLPASFTPLVAKAAEMADRLPLVWLHMAECTGCSESLLRTATPSIDSLIFDYISLEYHETIMSAAGWQAEHNLESAMKKYKGKYILMVEGGIPHGESDFYLTIGAHGKTGEKIARDASENAAAIFAIGTCSSFGGVQAAYPNPTNATALSNITDKPVINVPGCPPSESNIVGTLLHFILYGTLPALDAYNRPKWAYGLRIHDACERRGRFDAGEFVQQFGDEGAKDGYCLYKVGCKGPYTFNNCSKQRFNQGTSWPVQAGHGCMGCSEPDFWDKMGIVHEPLGNRLYHTVFGGLGSDATADKIGVGILTVTAVGIAAHAAISLVKKPKEW; encoded by the coding sequence ATGGAAAATAAGGCTTTGTTTGAAAAGTTATCTTCTAGACTTGACGAATTATCCAATTTACCAAAGCTGGATGATAATAAGTCGATATCTAGCTTGATAGAAGAGAAGGGTTTCTCTAGAAGAGAGTTTATGGGCTGGGCAGGCGCTATGACATCAATGCTTATGCTGCCGGCAAGTTTTACTCCACTGGTGGCAAAAGCAGCTGAGATGGCTGATAGACTCCCATTGGTTTGGCTGCATATGGCTGAGTGTACAGGGTGTAGTGAATCCTTACTAAGAACAGCGACACCGAGTATAGATAGTTTGATATTTGATTATATCTCATTGGAATATCATGAAACAATTATGTCGGCTGCCGGCTGGCAAGCTGAACATAACTTAGAGTCAGCCATGAAAAAATATAAGGGAAAATATATTTTAATGGTTGAGGGTGGCATTCCACACGGTGAAAGTGACTTTTACTTAACTATTGGAGCACATGGAAAAACAGGAGAAAAAATAGCTAGAGATGCTTCTGAAAATGCAGCTGCTATTTTTGCGATTGGTACATGTTCATCTTTTGGCGGTGTTCAAGCCGCATATCCAAACCCAACAAATGCTACAGCGCTAAGCAATATAACAGATAAACCAGTTATCAATGTTCCTGGGTGTCCACCTAGTGAGAGCAATATTGTCGGAACACTACTGCATTTTATCCTTTATGGAACTCTTCCCGCACTTGATGCTTACAATAGACCAAAATGGGCTTATGGACTTAGAATTCATGATGCATGTGAGAGAAGAGGTAGATTTGATGCTGGTGAATTTGTACAGCAGTTTGGTGATGAAGGTGCAAAAGATGGATACTGTCTTTATAAAGTAGGTTGCAAAGGACCATATACATTTAACAACTGTTCAAAGCAGAGGTTCAATCAAGGTACATCTTGGCCTGTTCAAGCCGGACACGGTTGTATGGGTTGTAGCGAACCAGATTTCTGGGATAAAATGGGAATTGTACACGAACCACTAGGCAATAGACTTTATCACACGGTATTTGGCGGATTAGGTTCAGATGCCACAGCAGATAAAATTGGAGTAGGAATACTTACAGTTACAGCAGTTGGTATAGCAGCACACGCAGCAATATCCCTAGTTAAAAAACCTAAAGAATGGTAA
- a CDS encoding RidA family protein, translating to MKFVQTSKAPSAIGPYSQAVVANGMVYTSGQIALTPEGVMLENDVVIQTKQVLQNLKAVLEEAGSSMDMVVKTTIFIDSMDDFAVINEIYEEAFGSHKPARATVAVKTLPKNALVEIDAVALLNA from the coding sequence ATGAAATTTGTACAAACAAGTAAAGCTCCCTCAGCAATAGGACCATACTCTCAAGCAGTTGTAGCAAATGGTATGGTATATACATCGGGCCAAATTGCACTAACGCCAGAAGGTGTAATGCTAGAAAACGATGTAGTGATTCAAACAAAGCAGGTTCTTCAAAATTTAAAAGCTGTTTTAGAAGAGGCAGGCAGTTCTATGGATATGGTTGTTAAAACAACAATATTTATAGACTCTATGGATGATTTTGCAGTTATAAATGAAATATATGAAGAGGCTTTTGGCTCTCATAAACCGGCACGTGCAACTGTGGCTGTAAAAACTTTACCTAAAAATGCTCTAGTTGAGATAGACGCGGTGGCACTACTTAACGCATAG
- a CDS encoding TetR/AcrR family transcriptional regulator yields MLDKKQLKKEQIMQSALELFASKGFYNTTIPDIATSLKMSVGNMYNYFKSKDILAKEIIKYISIYLGKQLREINEQDISTKEKTRKIIEAYFKTASIKPEMIDYFLRIYLSTREVFKDGCEGMICVNEFVMEIMIYFEEGVKCGDLRDQDFFSAFGLFMGYLGGMVFLKGENILPKDLDEYIDDISFNIYKALSVE; encoded by the coding sequence TTGTTAGATAAAAAACAGTTAAAAAAAGAGCAGATAATGCAATCTGCTCTGGAACTTTTTGCCTCAAAAGGGTTTTACAATACTACTATTCCAGATATTGCTACATCTTTAAAAATGAGTGTAGGCAATATGTACAACTACTTTAAATCAAAAGATATTTTAGCAAAAGAAATTATAAAATATATCTCCATATATCTTGGCAAACAGTTAAGAGAGATTAACGAACAAGATATATCCACTAAAGAAAAAACAAGAAAAATAATTGAAGCATATTTTAAAACTGCATCAATTAAACCTGAGATGATAGACTATTTTCTCCGAATTTATCTCTCTACTCGTGAAGTTTTTAAAGATGGCTGCGAGGGGATGATCTGCGTAAATGAATTTGTTATGGAGATAATGATTTATTTTGAAGAGGGTGTTAAATGCGGAGATTTGAGAGATCAAGACTTTTTCAGTGCATTTGGTCTTTTTATGGGTTATCTAGGTGGAATGGTCTTTTTAAAAGGTGAAAATATTTTACCTAAAGATTTGGATGAGTATATAGATGATATAAGCTTTAATATTTACAAAGCTCTGAGCGTGGAATAA